GCGTCGGTTTCCTGCACCGTGCGTCCCATTTTCATCTGCAGGGGGATGCCGGTGACTTCGGTCAGGTATTGCAGGAGGGGATTCCACCTTTCGGCGGTGAGGAGCGGGCTCTGCTGGTTGAGCACGCCGAAAACCAGCGCTCTGGACTCCGTGGCGGATGCCGGCCCGGCGAGGAGGAAGGCGAAGCACAGCGCCAGCAATTTCAGAACCCGCTTCGGCATACGCGAAATGAATACCGTACAAGATTGGAAAATAGCATCCAACCGCCGGGGATACAAGGAACGGTGGCGACAGTCTGCTTGGCGGATTGTCATCAGGACAGGGTGAAGAAGAAGGCCGCACCCTGGCCGGGGCTGCTCTCGGCCCAGATGCGTCCGCCATGGCGGAGCAGGACGCGATGGGCAATGGCCAGGCCGATGCCGGTGCCCTCGAAGCGCTTCGGGTCGTGCAGGCGCTGGAAGGGCTTGAACAGCTTGTCGGCGTAGGCCATCTCGAAGCCCGCGCCGTTGTCCCGCACGCAATAGACCTTGCCGCGCCCACTGAGGTCGGCGGACAGTTCGATGCGGGCATCCTTCCGCTCCGCGGTGAATTTCCAGGCATTGCTCAGCAGGTTGTCGAGCAGGGCCTTCATCAGCACGGGGTCGGCGTTCACATGCAGGTCGGGCGCGATCTGCCAGTCGACCTTGCGCTGCGGGAACTGGTCCTCCAGGGATTCGCGGATCTCGTCCGCCAGGACGCTGAGGTCGACCGGAACCCGCCTCAGCTCCTGCCGGCTGACGCGGGCAAGGTCGAGCAGGTTGTCGATCAGTTCGCCCATGCGTTTGCTGGCGGCCCGGATGCGGGCAAGGTAGTTGAGGCCGTTCTCGTCGAACTTCTGAGCGTACTCCTCCTCGAGCAGGTGGCTGAATCCGTTCAGCGCACGCAGGGGGGCACGCAGGTCGTGGGAGACCGAATAGCTGAACGACTCGAGTTCCTGGTTGGAGGCCTCCAGTTCGGCGGTGCGCTCGTGAACGCGTCGCTCGAGAGTTTCGTTGAGCAGGAGTATCTCGGCTTCGGCGCGCTTGCGCGCGGTGATGTCGTCGAACATCACGAAGACCTTCTCCGCCACGGGGACACCGAAGATGGACATGGTCTTGACACTGCCGTCCTTGCAGGTGACCCGATATTCCCTGGCCTCGATTTCCTGGTTGAGCGCGATGGCCTTTTCGACGAGGCCCATCCACTGCGCGACGACTTCGCTGCGGTAGGTCTCGTCGGGGTAGGCCTTGACCCACCAGGCGCCCATGTCGGGGATGTCCTCGAGCTGGTAGCCGAAGGTGTCGATCGCCTTGCGGTTGATGAATTCGATCGTGCCGTCCATGCTGACGATCGCCATCGAAATGGGGCTCTGTTCGACGATGTGCCGGAAGCGGGCCTCGCTCCCGCGCAGCGCGGCTTCGGCCTGTCTGCGCGCTGAGATGTCCCGGATGACCGAGAGGATGGCGGGCCCATCCTCCAGCTCGATCGCCGTTGCGGAGCCTTCCACCGGAATCGTCGTGCCGTCGCTACGCCGGTATTCCTGTTCGGCCCAGGGCAGACGAAACGGCGCCGGTTCGGCCTCGACCCTGGCTATGCGCTGCCTGACCAGTTCGCGCGATTCGTCATGGATGAAGTCGAGCAGGTTGCGGTCGATGGCCTGATCGGCCGAATCCAGGCCCCACAGCCGCGCCGCCGCCGGATTGGCGAAAAGAATGATGTGGTTTCTGTGCACATAAACCGCGTCAGGCGAGAGTTCAATCAGCTGGCGGTAGCGCTGCTCCGAGCGTTTGAGCGCCGTCTGTGCGAGTTCCTGCTCGGTGACGTCGGTGTAGGTGGTGACGAAACCGCCGCCGGGCATGGGGTTGCCGCGCACCTCGATGACGCGACCATTGGGACGGGTGCGGCGGAAGCAGTGCGGCTGGAAGTTGCGGGCGCGCTCGACCATCTCCTGCACCTTCGTCTCGATATCGCAGGGTCCGTATTCTCCGCGCCGTGCGTTGAAGCGGGCGAAGTCGGCAAAGCTGGCGCCGCCGCCGGCCAGCGATTCGGGAAGGTCGAGCAACTCGCAGAATCGCTTGTTGAGCGCCGACATGTTGAGGTCGGCGTCGACGACGCTGATGCCCTGGTCCATCGCCTCCAGTGTGGCCTGCAGGATGGCCGTCTGGCGGGCCAGCGCGGCTTCCGCCTGCTTGCGTTCCGAGATATCGAGGCCTACCCCGATCAGGCCCGGACGGCCGTCCTCCAGTTCGATGCGCTCGCCGGTGAAGAAGAAGGGCCGCGCAGTGCCGTCCTTCGACTTGAAGCGGGCCTCGGCGGTAGTGGAGCCGTCGGCGAACACTTTGCCGATGCGCGACGCGATCAGTTCCCTGTCGCTGCCCTCGAAAAAATCGAGAGGATGCGCGGCGGACATGTCCTCGCTCGAGTAGCCGGCAATGGTCTCGAAGTTCCGGTTCCAGAGCAGGAAACGTCCATCCTGGCTGATCAGGTAGAAAATGCCGGGCACGGATTCGATCAGGCGCTGGCGGAAGTCCCGCTCGCGGCGGATTTCGGCGGCGATGCGTTCCTGCTCGGTGATGTCGGCGTAGGTGGTGACGAAGCCGCCGTCCGGGAGGGGGGTGCCGATGATTTCCAGCACCTTGCCGTCGGGTCGCGTGCGCTTGAGCCGGTGCGGCACGAAATGCCGGGCACGCTCGACGCGCTCGCGCACCTGCGCTTCGACGTCGCCGGGGCCGTATTCGCCGCGCTCGGCGTTGAAGCGGAAGACATCCTCGAGCGTCGTGCCCTCGTGGATGAGGGACGGCGGAAAGTCCAGCAGTTCGAGGAGGCGCCGGTTGTGTCCGATCAGCCTCAGGTCCGCGTCGACGACACTGATTCCCTGTGACATGGTCTCCAGAGTGGTACGCAGCACCTGGGTCATGTCCCTCGCCAGCCGGTGGGCGCGTTCGCGCGAGCGGGCCTGCACCAGGTAAAGCGCAGCCAGCAGGTGGCTGATGATCAATCCGCCGATCAGGACCAGGGCGGGCATGCCGCGGCCGGGCTGGCCGCGCAGCCACGCGGCATGGGCGTCGTAACTTACTTCCCAATTCCTGCCGCCGAACTCGATGGCGGTTTTCCGCGAGTACAGCGGCAGCCCTTCCACCGAGGTGCCGCCCTCGAAGACCGTCATGCGCGAGCCGGCGCTGCCGGGCTGGGACAGTCCGGCGTCCTCGACGTGGATGCGCACGCCGTCGACGTCGAGCCGGTGGAAGAAATCGCCGAATGCGGCATGGCTGTCGACCGTCAGTACGACGAAGCCTTCCAGGGCGGCACGGCGCTGCTCGACGCTGCCGACGGGCGCGCCATGGCGGTAGGCGGGGGCACGCAGGACCAGGCGAGGTGCGCCGTCGGGGCTTTGCACGACCTTGAACGGCGCCGAAATCTGGAAGCGACCGCTGTCCCGTGCCAGCCGGATGGCATCGACATTGCCGGCCTGAGTGCCTGCGTCATAGCCAAACGCCGCCAGATTGGCGGCCATGGGCTCGATGAACTCGATCACGACATAGTCCGGCCGGTTGCCTTCAGGCCGGATGCTGAAGGCGGGGTACCCCTTCGGGTCCAGGCTGCGGTCCTTGCGTACGCGTTCGGTGAAGGCGGCCTTGTCGCGGTGGCGGACATGACGCTGGAAGGACAGGGCCTGCAGGCCGGGAAGGCGCTGATTGAGCTGCAGGTTCTCGCTGTAGCGATGGAATTCTCGGCGATCGACCCTCTCTGAGGCGATGAACAGGCCTTGCAGGCCGAGAATCAGGTTGCGGAAGTCGTCCAGCCGCTTCTCAAGCTGGGCGAAGGCGGTTTCGGCGCTGGACTCGAAGCGTGCCCGGGCCTCGCGCGCCAGATGGTCCGAGAGCGCCCATGCTGCCAGACAGGAAATCAGCACCCCGGCCGCCAGCACGAGGCCTGCCGTCATGCGAGGAGACAAGCCGCCGCGGGGCGGATCTTGGTCTCGGATCTTGGCGGACAGTCCCTGCATGATCGCAGCTTATAATTTGCATTCGCCCCTGGCAACAGACGTTAACGTACTGAATGCGCGAGAACTTGAGCCACACGCATGCGGATGCCCCCTCCGACTGGGTGAGGCGTTGCGCCGTTCTGCTGCCCCGGGCGGCTGCGGTGCTGGATGTGGCCTGCGGCCGCGGCCGCCATGTGCGACTTCTGTCCGGCATGGGACATGCGGTCGAGGCCGTCGATCGGGATGCGGAGGCATTGGCCGGCCTGTCGGCCATTCCAGGCGTGACGATCCGCATGGCGGACCTGGAGAATGGTCCCTGGCCCTATGCGGGTCGGCGATTCGACGGCATCGTCGTGTCCAACTACCTGCACCGGCCGCTGTTCCCGCATCTCGTGGCGGCGCTGGCGGATGGCGGCGTACTCATCTATGAGACATTCATGCTGGGCAACGAGCGCTTCGGACGGCCGTCGAATCCGGACTTCCTGTTGCGCCCGAGCGAACTGATCGAGGTGTTCGGTACCACGCTCCAGATTGTCGCCTTCGAGCAGGGCGAGGTGGCCCGGCCCAAGCCTGCATGCGTGCAGCGCTTGTGCGCCGTCAGGGCTGAAGATCCGGCAAGGCTGCGTTTGCCAGAATCCGTCTAGCCAGGCTGTCCAGCCCTGCCGGCGAAAGGTCGTCGGTGGCATAGCGCGGCGCGTCGGCGAAAAATGCGTAGTTCCTGCCCTGCGAACGCTTGTAGAGCGGGTCGTAGTGCTTCTCCAGCAGTTCCCCCACCAGCGCCGGCCAGTCGCGCGCGTCGATGAGCGCATTCCACTGCGCCAGCGTTTCGCCGCTCTGCAGCTCGCGCAGGCAGGCGAGTTTTTCCTTGAGCGAGGCCGGGTCGGCGAGGAAGTAGTCGTAGTCGCCGATGAGGAAGGCGACGCGCGCCGGCAAAGTCGCCTCGAGGCGCAGGCAGGGGCCGGCGCGCATGGTCTCCAGCAGGGCGTCGGGCACCTGCAGCCGGCCGATCTTGCGGCTCTCCGCCTCGACATAGACGGGTTTGGAAAAAGTCAGTCCCTGCAGCACGGCGAGCAGGCGGCTCTCGAACATCTTCTGCGAGGGCTGCGGCTCATCCGGCAGGCCGCCCAGCACCGAGCCCTTGTGCGCGGCCAGCGCCTCCAGGTCGAGCACCTGTGCGCCCTGGGCGGCGAGCGTCTCGAGCAGGCGGCTCTTGCCGCTGCCGGTGGCGCCGGTGACGACGCGGAAGGCGAAGCGCCGCGGCAGATCGGCGAGCTGCTCGACAACGTGGCGGCGCCAGGACTTGTAGCCGCCGTCGAGAGCGCAGGCGTGCCAGCCGATCTGGCGCAGGACATGGGTCATGGCACCGCTGCGCTTGCCGCCGCGCCAGCAGTAGACCAGCGGCTTCCATTCGCGCGGCTTGTCGAGGAAGCGCGTCTCGATGTGCTCGGCGATGTGGCGGGCGACGAGGGCGGCGCCGATCTTCTTGGCGGCGAAGGGCGACTCCTGCTTGTAGACCGTGCCGACGCGGGCGCGCTCCTCGTTGGAGAGCACCGGGCAATTGACCGCGCCCGGCATATGGTCTTCGGCGTACTCGGCCGGCGAGCGCACGTCGATGATCTCGTCAAATTCGCCGGCCTGTGTTACGTTCGCGACACCCTGTATCTTCATCGTTTTCATGGACATCAAACTCACCCAATTCTCGCATGGCGGCGGTTGCGGCTGCAAAATCGCCCCGGCCGTGCTGACCGAACTGCTCGCCGACACGCCCTTGCGCGTCATGCCGAAGGAACTCATCGTCGGCACCGAGACCAGCGACGACGCAGCGGTGTACAAGCTCAACGAGGAGCAGGCCATCGTTGCCACGACGGACTTCTTCACGCCGATCGTCGACGATCCCTACGACTTCGGCCGCATCGCCGCGACCAACGCGATATCCGACATCTACGCCATGGGCGGCCGGCCGATCATGGCGCTGGCGGTGGTCGGCATGCCGCTCGACAAGCTGCCGACGGAGGTGATCCGCAAGATCCTCGCCGGCGGCGAGTCGGTCTGCGCAGAGGCCGGCATTCCCATCGCCGGCGGCCATTCCATCGACGTTCTGGAACCGATCTACGGCCTGGTGGCGCTGGGGCTGGTCCATCCGCAGCACGTCAAGCGCAACAGCGGCGCCAAGGCCGGCGATGTGCTCATCCTGGGCAAGCCGCTCGGCGTCGGCATCCTCTCCGCAGCGCTGAAGAAGGGCCTGCTGACGCCGGAGGGATACGCCACGATGATCCGCCACACGACGAAGCTCAACACGCCCGGCGCGCGGCTGGCCGGGCTGGACGGCGTGCATGCGCTGACCGACGTTACCGGCTTCGGCCTGGCCGGCCACCTGCTCGAGATCTGCCGCGGCTCGTCGTTGTCCGCCACGGTGCGCTTCGCCGACCTGCCGTTCATTCCCGAGGCGCTCGGCTTCGTCCAGGAAGGCATTTCCACCGGCGCGTCGACGCGCAACTGGAACGGCTACGGTTCGGACGTGGCGTTGCCGGCAGATGCGCCGGAGTGGCAGCAGAAGCTGCTCACCGACCCGCAGACCAGCGGCGGGCTGCTCGTCGCCTGCGCACCGGAAGCGGAACGGGCCGTGCTGGCCGAGCTGCAGGGCGCCGGCTTCGCCGAAGCGGCCGCCATCGGCCGCCTGGAAACCGGGCCCGCCCGCCTGCAGGTCATTTGAGTTGCGGCTTGAGGACCTTCCAGACGTTGTCGAGGATGATCGGTTGCGCTTCGGCAATGGGGTGAATGCCGTCAGGCTGGAAGAACTCCCGCTTCTCGGCCACACCCTCCAGCAGGAAGGGTACCAGGGACGACTTGTGGCGTTTGGCCAGTTCAGCATAGCTGCGCTCGAAGGCCCGCGTGTAGTCGATGCCGTAGTTCGGCGGCAGTTTCATTCCCACCAGCACGACGCGCGCCTTGCGCGCGCGGGCGGCGCCGATCATGGCATCCAGGTTTTCGCGCATGGCGGCGACAGGCAGGCCGCGCAGGCCGTCGTTGCCGCCCAGTGCGATGATCACCACCGCCGGGCGCGCCTGGTCGAGCGCGGCGCCGATGCGGCTGCGGCCGCCCGCGGTGGTGTCGCCGCTGATGCTGGCATTGACGACGCTATAATCCAGCCGCTGTTCGCGCAGGCGCTTCTCGAGCAGCGACGGCCAGGACTGTCCCTGGGCGAGGCCGTAACCGGCCGAGATGCTGTCGCCGACTACGAGGATATTGCCTGCCGCCTGCGCAGCGAACGAAAACAGAACAAAGATTCCGACAGAGATGAACTTCAGCATTGAACCCTCGGTACCCATGGTCGAAGCCGCCGCACTCGGCAAGGAAGTGCCGAGCGGCGACGATCGGCTGGTGATTCTGCACGAGATTTCCTTCCGGGTCATGGCCGGCGAGGCGGTGGCCATCGTCGGCGCTTCCGGTTCCGGGAAATCGACGCTGCTTGGACTGCTGGCCGGCCTGGATGTTCCGACGCAGGGGCGCGTGCTGCTCGGTGGCCGCGACCTCAATGCGCTGGACGAGGATGCGCGGGCGGAATTGCGCGGCGGCATGCTGGGCTTTGTCTTCCAGTCGTTCCAGTTGCTGCCGGCGCTGACCGCACTGGAGAATGTCATGCTGCCGCTGGAACTGGCCGGGCGCAGCGGCGCACGCGCCGACGCGGAGCAGATGCTGGGGCGGGTCGGCCTGGCACAGCGCCTCGGCCATTACCCGAAGCACCTCTCCGGCGGCGAACAGCAGCGCGTCGCCATCGCGCGGGCCTTCGCCGCGAAGCCGGGCCTGCTCCTGGCCGACGAGCCGACCGGCAACCTCGACGCCGCCACCGGCGCCGACATCATCGACCTGATGTTCGCCATGAACGCCGAGCTGGGCACGACGCTGGTGCTGGTGACGCACGACGAGGCCATCGCCCGCCGCTGCGGCCGCGTGCTCAAGCTGGGCAGCGGCCGGCTCGTGAGCTGACGAGGCGCGCGCAGGCGACGCCGCTGCGCACGGCCGCCTCCAGCGTCGCCGGGTAGTCCGAGGCGACGTAGTCCCCGCAAAGGTAGAAATCCGCCAGCGGCGTTTCGCCGGACGGTCGCCGCACGCCGGGTCGGCAGGCGAAAGTGGCGCGCTTCTCGACGATCACCTGCGTCCAGGCGGGCGCGGGCGCCTCGCCGACGACGCCGCACACTTCGGCGTGGATGCGCGCGGCGAGCGCCTCGTGCGACAGCTCGAGGTGCGGCCCGCGGGCGCTGGTGACGGCGGCGAGCACGTCGTCGGCATGCTGGAACAGGAAGTGCGCCGTGCCGCCGATGCCGACCATGCGGTCGGGCAGGCGCACCGGGCGGGGATAGCCGAGATAGGCGGTAAGGATCGGCTCGTAGTCGAATCGCGCGACGTCCTCCAGCACCGGCTGCAGCTGCGGCAGCGCCTCGGCGAGGCGCTGCAGGTGATAGGGCGCCACCGCGGCGACGACGCGGGAATAGCTGCGCCCGGAGGGGTCTCCTTCGAGGCGGAAGCCGTCGGCGTGCCGCGTGACGGCACGGACCGCCGTTCCGCGCAGCACCTCGCCGCCGCGTTCCTGCACGAAGCGCTCGGCCGGTTCCGGGAACAGGGCGGAGAAGTCCGTGCGCGGCAGCAGCAGGTCGCTGGCTTCGCGCGCCGCCGCCAGGCTGTCGCGCAGGACGTTGAGGAAGACCTGGGCGGAGGCTTCATGCGGCGGGGTGTTCAGCGCCGAGACGCAGAGCGGCTGCCACAGATAGCGAACCGTCGAAGCGTGCTGGCCATGCCGCGCCATCAACTCGGCGAAGGGGATGTCGAGACCGAGCCGGAAGCCGGCCTTCTTCATGGACTGCATGAAGCGCACGGCGGCGAGCCGGGCGCCGAAGGACAGGCCGCTCGCCGTGAGGAGGGCAGCCGCGAGGTGCAGGGGCGCCGGCAGGCGCGGTGCGCTGAGCCGCATGCGGCCCGGAAAGACCAGGTTGAGCGGCCGCCGCTCGAGCAGTTCGTCCGGATCGGCGCCGACGAGGCGCATCAGGCGAAGCAGCTCGGCATAGGCGCCGACCAGGATGTGCTGGCCGTTGTCGAGCCGATGGCCATGCGATTCGACGCGCCGTGCGCGGCCGCCCAGCGTGCGCGAGGCTTCGAACACCGTGACGGGAATGTCGCGCGAAGCCAGCTCGCTGGCTGCCGCCATGCCCGCATAGCCCGCGCCGATGATGGCGACCCTCATGACCTACTCTCTGACCCAGGTGCGCCAGGCGATCCACAGCTTGCGGATCGGCGTCAGTGCCATACGGCGGTCGAGGACGCGGCAGCCGTCGCGGCGGATTTCCCGCAACAGGGTGCGGTAGATCGCCGCCATGACCAGCCCCGGCCGCTGCGCGCGCCGGTCCTGCGCCGGCAGCTGGGCGAAGGCCTGCTCGTATTGCTGTTCGGCGCGCTCGATCTGGAATTCCATGAGGCGCCGGAAGGCGTCCGAGTAGCGCGCGTGGAGGATGTCCTCGGCCGGGACGCCGAAGCGCTCGAGTTCGTCGAGGGGCAGGTAGATGCGGCCGCGGCGGGCGTCCTCCCCGACGTCGCGGATGATGTTGGTGAGCTGGAAAGCGAGGCCGAGATCGTGGGCGTACTTGAGGGTGCGGCGGTCCTCATAGCCGAAGATTTCCGCGGCCAGCAGGCCGACCACGCTGGCGACGCGGTAGCAGTAGAGGTGCAGCGCCTTGAAGTCGGCATAACGGGCCTGCGACAGGTCCATCTCCATGCCGTCGATGATCTCGACGAGCAATTCCTGGGGCAGGCTGAAACTGCGCAGGGCGTCTGCCAGCGACCGCGTCACGGGATGGCTCGGCCGGCCGGCGTAGGTGCCGGCCAGTTCGGCACGCCACCAGGCCAGCTTGGTGCGGGCCAGTTGCGGGTCGGGGCATTCGTCGACGACATCGTCCACCTCTCGGCAGAAGGCGTAGAGGGCGGTGATGGCGCGGCGGCGCTCCGGCGGCAGAAAGAGGAAACTGTAGTAGAAGCTGGAGCCGCTCCCGGCGGCCTTGCGTCGGCAGTATTCGTCCGGGGCCATGCATTCACCCCGCTGCAGCATGAAGCAGGATGGCCGGCCAATCCCGTTTCGTGATGACCGGCCGCCGGCGAAAGACGTCGCCGCGCACGCGCTGAAGCTTGTCCAGTACGCGAAAGCCGCTGGCGATGATGAGCCGCAGCTCGAGGCCGATGCGGCCGGGCAGCACGTGCACGAGGGGACTGGCGGCCTCCATCATGCTGCGGGCGCGGTCGGTCTGGAAATCCATCATGGCTGCCCAGGCAGCGTCCCAGCGGCCCTCGGCGATCTGGGACTCTTTGATGCCGAAGCGCGCCAGTTCGTCCTGCGGCAGGTAGACGCGTCCCTTCTGCCAGTCGATCGCGATGTCCTGCCAGTGGTTGATGAGCTGCAGGCTGCTGCAGACGCCGTCCGACAGGGACTGACTTTTGGCGTCGTCGATCCCGTAGAGATGCAGCAGCAGCCGGCCGATCGGATCGGCGGAACGACGGCAGTAATCCATCAATTCTCCGAAACTGGCGTAGCGTTTCTTCACTACGTCCTGACTGAAGGCGTCGAGCAGGTCGCGGAACAGAGACATAGGCAGGTGGTGCTCCGCGACGGCCGGTCGCAGGCGCAGGAAAACCGGATCCTGCGTCGGCCGGCCGGCTTCAATGGCATCCAGTTCAGCCCGGTAGCGATCCAGCCCGGCCAGGCGCTCCCGGTCGGTGAGGGTACCTTCGTCGGCAATGTCGTCGGCGCTGCGGGCAAAGACATAGATGGCCTTGACCGGCTCGCGCAGGCGCGCAGGCAGCAGGAGCGATGCGACGGGGAAGTTCTCGTAATGGTCGGCCGACATTGGAAAATCCCGATTTGGCGGGTACTTGCGCCTCTTTTCGGGGTCGCCAGTATAGGGGGTAATGGGTTAGAATGACAGCACGCGAAGGTGGCGGAATTGGCAGACGCACTGGATTTAGGTTCCAGCGCCGCGAGGCGTGCGGGTTCAAATCCCGCCCTTCGCACCAGGCCGGCTGACTGCCCAGCACAACCAATTGATTCAACCTAGGATTTTTCATGCAGACCAACCCTCAACCCGCAAGCCCCCTGGAGCGCCGCATCGATATGACGGTGCCGATGGCGGATATTGAAAAAGACGTCGCCCAGCGCCTGAAGAAAATGGCGCGCACCGTGAAGATGCCGGGTTTCCGCCCGGGCAAGGTGCCCTTCAAGATGGTGGAGCAGCACTATGGCGCCCAGGCGCGCAATGAAGCCATTGGCGAAGCGGTCGAAAGAGCCTTCGGCAATGCCGTGCGCGAGCAGAACCTGCGCGTCGCCGGCTATCCTCGCATCGAGCCGAAGAGCGGTGAAGACGCCTCCAAGCTGGAGTTTTCCGCGGTGTTCGAGGTTTACCCCGAAGTGAAGCTGAACGGCATCGGCGACAAGAGCATCGAGCGACCCCAGCTCGAAGTGGGCGATGCTGAAGTCGACAAGACCGTGGAAGTGCTGCGCAAGCAGCGTACGACGTTTGCCCCGGCCGAGCGTGCGGCGGCCAAGGGTGACCGCGTCACCATCGACTTCACCGGCAAGCTGAACGGCGAGGTGTTCCAGGGTGGCCAGGCCACCGATTACCCGGTAGTTCTGGGCGAGGGGCGCATGCTGCCGGATTTCGAGAACGGCATTGCGGGCCTCAAGGCGGGCGAGAGCCGCACCTTCGACCTGACCTTTCCGGCCGACTACCAAGCGGGCGACCTCGCCGGCAAGACGGTCAGCTTCGACGTCACTGTGAAGGGCGTCGAGGCGCCGCAGCTGCCGGAAGTCGATG
The window above is part of the Denitratisoma sp. genome. Proteins encoded here:
- the tig gene encoding trigger factor is translated as MQTNPQPASPLERRIDMTVPMADIEKDVAQRLKKMARTVKMPGFRPGKVPFKMVEQHYGAQARNEAIGEAVERAFGNAVREQNLRVAGYPRIEPKSGEDASKLEFSAVFEVYPEVKLNGIGDKSIERPQLEVGDAEVDKTVEVLRKQRTTFAPAERAAAKGDRVTIDFTGKLNGEVFQGGQATDYPVVLGEGRMLPDFENGIAGLKAGESRTFDLTFPADYQAGDLAGKTVSFDVTVKGVEAPQLPEVDAEFAKSLGIEDGDVAKMRAEIRSNLEGEVKKRIKARIKDQAMQALLEANPMEVPKALIEQESESMAEAARQDLANRGVDIKNMPVDATWFTAQAERRVKLGLIIAEAVKENALHAKPEQVRALIDEQAQSYEQPEEVVRWYYSQPQRLAQVEALAIEENVVNWVVANARSTDKAASFDELMGNAA